GGGAACTTGATGCCGGTCTCCCCTTCTGCCGGGGCGATGCGGATGCTGCTGCCGCCAGGTGCCTTTTCCTCCACGAGGCGCGCCTTGCCCAGGCTGCCCTCGGCCGTGGTCTTGAAGAGCGTCTGCTCGGAGTGTCCATCGGAGCTCACGGCGCTGGCGGTCAGGCGGTACTTCTTGGCAGCATCGGTCAGCACCGATTCAGCGGCGGGCCACTTGTCCGGCGCGGTGGCGCCGGCAGCCTGGTCCGCCGTGGCGGTGCCTGCCAGTCCTGCGTTGTAGCCGAGGTAGTCCATGGCGTCGAGGCGGGGCGTCTCGAGGTTCTGTGTGACGCGGGAGACCAGGCTGATGGGGGCGGCTACGGAGGTGCCGGACAGCTTCCTGATGGAGTCCAGCTGGTCAAAGCCGATGCCGCCAGCGCCGTTGGCGATCTCGGGCTGCAGCAGCGCCCCGGACGGCGCCTTCGCCTGGACCAGGATGTCGTAGAGCCCCCTCGAATTTTCATTGACCGTCCGGTTGAGCGCAGCCTGTGACTGGCTCTGGACGACGACCGACAAGCACATGGCTGCGATCAAGATGGCCGCGGTCAACAGCAGCACCCTGCTTCTGATGAACCTCTGGACGGCGTTCATGGAACTCCCTGAAACCTGGATTGCGTGCGCGCACATCCATCCCCCGGGCAGACGTGGGCAATGACGGACGGATGTGCAAAAGGTATTGGCCGGTCTGCCGGCTATGGTCCCGAATCAGGACGTAGCCATTGTAAGCAGACCGGCCAATCATACGTGGCTCCGCACGGACGTACCCTTGCGGAGGAGCGGCTTTCGGCGTTTCGGCCGGTGTGTCGCGTTAGTCTTCCAGGTCCACTTCCCGGACCATCTCAGCGCCGATGCCGGCCTTGATCGCGTCCAGCACCTGCTGGGGAACGGAGCTGTCGATGGTCAGCAGGGCCAGGACCTGGCCGCCCTCGTTGGAGCGGGCCACCTGCATGCCGGCGATGTTGATGTTGTTCATGCCCAGGATGTGGCCGATGGTTCCGATGACGCCGGGGCGGTCGGTGTAGGCAACCACCACAAGGTGCTCGCTGATGGGGATTTCCACCTCGAAGCCGTTGATGCCCACGAGCTTCTCGATCTGCTTGGGGCCGGTCAGGGTGCCGGCCACGGAGATCTGGCTGCCGTCGCTGAGGGCGCCGCGCAGAGTCAGGACGTTGCGGTAGGACTCGGTCTCCGGCGTGGTGATCAGGCGGACGTTGATGCCGCGCTGCTCGGCGATGACGGGCGCGTTGACGTAGGAAACCTGCTCGGTCACGACGTCGGCGAAGATGCCCTTCAGTGCCGCAAGTTCCAGCACCTTGACATCGAGGAGGAAATTTCGTACCACTTCGACGTCGAACTGCGTCAGGGACGCGTGGGTCAGCGCGGTGAAGATCCGGCCGAGCTTCTCGATCAGCGGGATGCCAGGACGGACGTCGGGGGCAATGACGCCGCCGGCGACGTTGACGGCGTCCGGGACCAGCTCGCCCGCGAGGGCAAGGCGGACGGACTTGGCCACGGAGACGCCGGCCTTTTCCTGGGCTTCGTCGGTGGAGGCGCCCAGGTGCGGGGTGACCACTACATTGTCGAGCTTGAAGAACGGCAGGTCGGTGCTGGGTTCCTTGGCGAAGACGTCCACACCGGCGCCGGCGATTTCGCCGTCCTGCAGGGCCGTGAAGAGCGCTTCTTCGTCGACGAGGCCGCCGCGGGCCACGTTGACCACGTAGGCGGTGGACTTCATCTTCTTGAATGCGTCCGCACCAAGCATGCCCACGGTCTCGGGGGTCTTGGGCATATGGATGGTGATGAAGTCGGACTGGGCCAGGAGCTCGTC
This region of Arthrobacter sp. DNA4 genomic DNA includes:
- the serA gene encoding phosphoglycerate dehydrogenase — encoded protein: MSKPVVLLAEELSPATVEALGPDFEIRQTDGADRSQLLSAISDVDAILVRSATQVDAEAIAAAKNLKVIARAGVGLDNVDIKAATQAGVMVVNAPTSNIVSAAELTVGHILSLARHIPQASAALKDGEWKRSKYTGIELFEKKIGIIGLGRIGALVAARLKGFDTKILAYDPYITSARAAQLGVQLVTLDELLAQSDFITIHMPKTPETVGMLGADAFKKMKSTAYVVNVARGGLVDEEALFTALQDGEIAGAGVDVFAKEPSTDLPFFKLDNVVVTPHLGASTDEAQEKAGVSVAKSVRLALAGELVPDAVNVAGGVIAPDVRPGIPLIEKLGRIFTALTHASLTQFDVEVVRNFLLDVKVLELAALKGIFADVVTEQVSYVNAPVIAEQRGINVRLITTPETESYRNVLTLRGALSDGSQISVAGTLTGPKQIEKLVGINGFEVEIPISEHLVVVAYTDRPGVIGTIGHILGMNNINIAGMQVARSNEGGQVLALLTIDSSVPQQVLDAIKAGIGAEMVREVDLED